Proteins co-encoded in one Papaver somniferum cultivar HN1 chromosome 5, ASM357369v1, whole genome shotgun sequence genomic window:
- the LOC113280661 gene encoding uncharacterized protein LOC113280661 — translation MVAIKDDTKRQVSCAFIRLLQDKDLAIKLAACSFLRCMKCGSLTQRSTSSQRNHIIGPEYPHWGHHIKVGEIIIGLIEGEKSGAEKSMHTSRCASSNQETQTTHTKGDEVVLHKKNPWTGCSRRKQCRMKYSGATGCQRRSLLN, via the exons ATGGTGGCGATTAAGGATGACACAAAAAGACAGGTTTCATGTGCTTTTATCAGATTGCTTCAGGATAAAGACTTGGCCATTAAG CTAGCAGCCTGTAGCTTCTTGCGATGTATGAAGTGTGGGAGTTTGACTCAAAG GAGCACTTCCTCCCAGAGAAATCATATAATTGGACCCGAATATCCACACTGGGGACATCATATAAAAGTTGGCGAAATCATAATTGGCCTGATTGAGGGAGAGAAGTCGGGAGCTGAGAAGTCGATGCATACGAGCAGATGTGCCAGTTCCAATCAGGAGACACAAACAACCCACACCAAAGGCGATGAAGTTGTGTTGCACAAAAAAAATCCATGGACAGGATGCAGTCGCCGGAAACAATGCAGAATGAAATACTCGGGTGCTACCGGCTGTCAGAGAAGATCGCTTCTAAACTAG
- the LOC113280662 gene encoding uncharacterized protein LOC113280662 produces MDFDLNQTPEDTLSQGPIRHGNKKKNLTSDIKRGILEKLMQGSTDVRLHRGVITDTAARFDVGFRTISRLWPDAKLANANGDVVDISSKMVNRVGRKRIELYLDRIKLISLRKRTTIRGIAHELNLSTSTVRRLIKDGNLQPHSNDLRSGLMDENKIARVNFCLKMIDKGMTQSSNSFIDMLDRIHIDEKWVYITRRTQKYYLHAEEEEPLRT; encoded by the exons ATGGATTTTGACTTGAATCAAACTCCCGAGGATACTCTATCTCAAG GACCTATTCGCCatggaaataagaagaagaatttaacTTCTGATATAAAGAGAGGGATTCTTGAAAAATTGATGCAAGGAAGCACAGATGTGAGACTTCACAGGGGAGTTATCACTGATACTGCGGCTCGGTTTGATGTTGGTTTTAGAACAATTTCGAGATTATGGCCTGATGCAAAACTGGCTAATGCAAATGGAGATGTGGTTGATATCTCTTCTAAGATGGTCAATAGAGTTGGCAGAAAAAGAATTGAATTATATTTAGATAGAATTAAGTTGATATCTCTTCGCAAACGAACAACAATAAGAGGAATAGCACACGAACTAAACTTGTCAACATCAACCGTACGTCGACTAATCAAGGATGGAAATCTTCAACCACATTCGAATGACTTGAGGTCGGGACTTATGGATGAAAACAAGATAGCAAGGGTGAATTTTTGCTTAAAAATGATAGACAAAGGTATGACCCAATCTTCAAATTCATTCATTGACATGTTGGATCGAATTCATATAGATGAAAAATGGGTTTACATTACAAGAAGAACACAAAAGTATTATCTTCATGCCGAAGAAGAAGAGCCTTTACGCACGTGA
- the LOC113280663 gene encoding uncharacterized protein LOC113280663: MFLTAVARPLLGFDGKIEIWPFVVQEAAKRTSKNRKAGTMETKEMKSVDKEVMWCFFIEKLLPAIKKKWPFNNCKKIFIQQDNAKPHVHENDKKFVEAVRSYGLDIELLCQPPNNPDLNVLDLGFFSAISSLHHIDAPTTVDEFIASVTRAFENFSVEDENNVFVTLQSCMKEILRIKGGILYKIPHMHK, translated from the coding sequence ATGTTTTTAACGGCCGTGGCTCGTCCTCTCTTGGGTTTTGATGGTAAGATCGAAATATGGCCTTTTGTGGTTCAAGAAGCCGCAAAAAGGACAAGCAAAAACCGCAAAGCTGGGACAATGGAAACCAAGGAAATGAAATCTGTTGACAAAGAGGTTATGTGGTGTTTTTTTATTGAGAAATTGCTGCCTGCTATCAAGAAGAAATGGCCGTTTAATAATTGTAAGAAAATCTTTATTCAACAAGATAATGCAAAACCACATGTCCACGAGAATGATAAAAAATTTGTGGAAGCGGTTAGAAGTTACGGGTTAGATATAGAGTTGTTGTGTCAACCTCCAAACAACCCCGACTTGAATGTTTTAGACCTTGGGTTCTTCAGTGCTATTTCTTCACTTCATCATATTGATGCTCCAACCACAGTAGATGAGTTTATCGCAAGTGTTACGAGAGCGTTTGAAAATTTCTCGGTTGAAGACGAAAATAATGTTTTCGTAACATTACAATCTTGCATGAAGGAGATTCTTAGAATTAAGGGTGGGATTCTCTACAAGATTCCTCATATGCATAAATGA